A region from the Candidatus Binatia bacterium genome encodes:
- a CDS encoding DUF1566 domain-containing protein: AALAATDEEKCEKKKLLALGKRELCLQKERAKEVLGKTPNVAGCAEKFDKGIAAAEKKATCRWLENGDGTATDLNSGLQWELKTDDGSIHDKDDTYVWGGLLGGGLFKPDGTAFVDFLGTLNGGKMMPSAVTTTGCFAEKCDWRLPKIEELLGLLSHRAPWIDAPCETSPCTTIPGETVLSFYWSSSTIGDDSSSVWVANFDHGGLTDRGKWGDLHVRAVRGGS, from the coding sequence CGCCGCCCTCGCCGCAACCGACGAGGAAAAGTGCGAGAAGAAGAAGCTTCTGGCGCTGGGCAAACGCGAACTGTGCCTCCAGAAGGAGCGAGCGAAGGAGGTCCTGGGCAAGACGCCGAACGTGGCCGGGTGCGCGGAGAAGTTCGACAAGGGGATCGCGGCGGCGGAGAAGAAGGCGACCTGCCGCTGGCTGGAGAACGGCGACGGGACGGCCACGGACCTGAACTCGGGGCTTCAGTGGGAGCTCAAGACGGACGACGGCTCGATCCACGACAAGGACGACACGTACGTCTGGGGCGGTCTCCTCGGTGGTGGTCTGTTTAAGCCGGACGGCACAGCGTTCGTGGACTTCCTGGGGACCCTCAACGGGGGCAAGATGATGCCAAGCGCCGTGACGACGACGGGATGCTTCGCGGAAAAGTGTGACTGGCGGCTTCCGAAGATCGAGGAGTTGCTGGGGCTTCTGAGCCACCGCGCCCCCTGGATCGACGCACCTTGCGAAACTTCGCCGTGCACGACGATTCCGGGCGAGACCGTTTTGTCGTTCTACTGGTCGTCCTCTACCATTGGGGACGACTCTTCCAGCGTGTGGGTCGCGAACTTCGACCATGGCGGCTTAACCGACCGCGGTAAGTGGGGCGACCTTCATGTTCGTGCCGTCCGCGGCGG